A section of the Halopiger aswanensis genome encodes:
- the ubaA gene encoding SAMP-activating enzyme E1, which translates to MSDLRLDATQLDRYSRHVIMDEIGPEGQQRLLEGSVLVVGAGGLGSPAIQYLAAAGIGRLGIVDDDVVERSNLQRQIVHGDGDVGRPKVESAADYVAALNPDIDVETYETRLTAANVGDLVAGYDVVLDASDNFATRYLLNDHCVLTETPLSHGAIYRFEGQVTTFTNERGGDGEAPPCYRCLFPEAPEPGTVPDCATTGVLGVLPGTVGCIQATEVVKYLLGKGELLEGRLLMYDAMDMSFETVEMRSNPSCPVCGDEPEIESVEDATYEGTCSLSAD; encoded by the coding sequence CGCCTCGACGCGACACAACTCGATCGATACTCGCGACACGTGATCATGGACGAGATCGGTCCCGAGGGCCAACAGCGACTGCTCGAGGGGAGCGTCCTCGTCGTCGGCGCGGGCGGTCTGGGATCGCCGGCGATCCAGTACCTCGCAGCGGCCGGAATCGGCCGGCTGGGCATCGTCGACGACGACGTCGTCGAACGGTCGAACCTGCAGCGCCAGATCGTCCACGGCGACGGCGACGTCGGCCGCCCGAAAGTCGAGAGCGCAGCCGACTACGTGGCGGCGTTGAACCCGGATATCGACGTCGAAACGTACGAGACGCGTCTCACCGCGGCCAACGTCGGCGACCTCGTTGCCGGGTACGACGTCGTCCTCGATGCGAGTGACAACTTCGCGACCCGGTACCTGCTCAACGATCACTGCGTGCTCACGGAGACGCCGCTCTCCCACGGCGCGATCTACCGGTTCGAAGGCCAGGTGACGACGTTCACGAACGAGCGCGGCGGCGACGGCGAGGCTCCGCCCTGCTACCGCTGTCTGTTCCCCGAAGCACCGGAACCCGGTACCGTTCCGGACTGTGCGACCACCGGCGTCCTCGGCGTCCTCCCCGGCACCGTCGGCTGTATCCAGGCCACCGAGGTCGTCAAGTACCTGCTCGGCAAGGGCGAACTGCTCGAGGGGCGCCTGCTGATGTACGACGCGATGGACATGAGCTTCGAGACGGTCGAGATGCGCTCGAACCCGTCGTGTCCGGTCTGTGGGGACGAGCCCGAGATCGAATCCGTCGAAGACGCGACCTACGAAGGGACCTGTTCGCTCTCGGCCGACTGA